The window CAGCTATTCCGCGTTTTTCGAAAATGATCAGCAAACCCCAACCGGGCTCGAGGGCTATTTGCGTGAACGCGGGTTCGACGCCCTGACGCTGGTGGGACTTGCGCATGATTTCTGCGTCGCCTGGAGCGCGCGTGACGGGGCCAAGCTGGGCTTTCAGGTCACCGTGATCGAGGATGCAACCCGCGCCATCGACCTGGATGGCAGCCGCAACAAAGCCCGCCAAGACATGCGTGACGCCGGAGTGGAACTGAAATGAGCGGCCAGATGACCGATATCGCCACGCGGGTCTATAACCACAAATGGAAGATCGATCCGATCGTCCGCTCGCTGATTGACACCGATTTCTACAAGCTGCTGATGTGCCAGTCGGTGTTTCGCAACCGCGCTGACACCGACGTATCCTTCAGCCTGATCAACCGGACCAAGTCGATCAAATTGGCCGAGTTGATTGACGAGGGCGAGTTGCGCGAACAGCTGGATCACGTGCGCGGCCTGTCGCTGGCGCGCGGTGAAAGCACCTGGCTGCGCGGCAATATGTTTTACGGCAAGCGCCAGATGTTCCGCTCGGACTTCATGGAGTTTCTCGAAGGGGTGCGGCTGCCCGCCTATCATCTGGAAAAGCGCGATGGCCAGTACGAGTTGACCTTCGAGGGCAAATGGCCCGAAGTCATGCTGTGGGAGGTCCCTGCCCTGGCCATCCTGATGGAACTGCGCTCGCGTGCCGTCTTGAAGGATATGGACCGCTTCGAACTGCAGGTCCTTTATGCCCGGGCGATGACCCGGCTTTGGGAAAAGATCCAGACATTGCGCGAACTGCCCGACCTGCGCATCGCCGATTTCGGCACGCGGCGGCGGCACAGTTTCCTGTGGCAGGATTGGTGTGTGCAGGCAATGATCGCCGGTCTGGGTGATCGCTTTACCGGCACCTCGAACTGCCTGATCGCCATGCGGCAGGATATCGAGGCCATCGGAACCAACGCGCATGAGCTGCCCATGGTCTATGCCGCGCTGGCCGATAGCGACGCCGAACTGCGTCAGGCACCCTATGACGTGCTGGCCGATTGGCACGAGGAACATGAGGGAAACCTGCGGATCATCCTGCCAGACACATATGGAACCAAGGGTTTTCTGGCCGGCGCACCCGACTGGCTGGCGGGCTGGACCGGTATCCGCATCGACAGCGGCGATCCCGCCGAGGGCGCGGAAACCGCGATACGCTGGTGGCAAGAGCGTGGCGAGGACCCGAAACAAAAGCTGGTCATCTTTTCGGACGGGCTGGATGAGAACAAGATCATCCGGCTTTACAGGCAGTTCCATGGCCGGACCAGGGTCAGCTTTGGCTGGGGCACGCTGCTGACCAATGACTTCCGTGGACTGGTCCCCGGCGATGGGCTGGCACCGTTCAGTCTGGTCTGCAAGGCGGTCTCGGCCAATGGACGGCCAACCGTCAAGCTGTCTGACAATCCGGCCAAGGCCATGGGTCCGACCGATGAGGTTACACGATACAAGCGCGTTTTCGGCGTCGGACAGCAAGAAGAGTTGGACGTGATCGTCTGAGGCTGGCTGCGGCTCAGCCGCCCAGCAACCACTGGCTGGCGGACTGGACAGCGGCAGATAACAGCGCCGCCGCCGGGACCGTGATCAGCCAGGCGGCGATGATCGTGGTCAGATAGCTGCGGCGCACCAGCAACCGGCGGCGGTACTCGGCCGCCGGCAACGCGTCGCGGCCTTTGCGGCGACGTCGGTCATACCATTCGCGGAAGAAACCGACACCAAAGACACCACCGACCGCGACATGCGTGCTGCTGACCGGCAAGCCGATCATCGAGGCCGCCAATATCGTCGTCGCCGTTCCTGCGGAAATGCAAAAGGCGCGAACCGGGTTCAGCCGGGTTATGCCGGTACCGACCATCTGGACCAGCCGCCCGCCGAAAAGAATTGTGCCCAAGGCGATGCCCACACCCGCCAGCAACAGGGCAAGAAAGGGCAGATCGACTGCCCTGCCCGACAGGATCGTGCCATGCAGGATCACGCTCAGCGGCCCGGCGACATTCGCCGCATCGTTGGCACCGTGGGCAAAACCCATCAGCGCTGCCGCCCATAGCAGCGGCAGGCTGAACAGCCGCTTGATGGCCAGCTTGTCGCCACTCTGATCGGCGATTTCATCGGTCAGTCTGCGGGTGGCCCAGACCTGAACCGCCAAGGCCGTCAGACCTGCCGCCGCCACCACAATCACCGGCGACAGGCCGATGATCAGCAGCCCCAGATACAGTACGAACAGTGCCGTCATCAACGCGATCAGCGCAGGCAGCCATACCCGCGCAGCCTTGGCGGGATCGGCGGCCTCGTTCACCATCATACGGATCAAGGACAGCATTCCAGCCGCAATCAGACCTGCCAGCAGCGGCGCCACAACCCAGCCAAGCGCGATGACGGCGATGCTGTCCCAGACAAAGGCACCCGGCCCGAATGCGACCAGCCCGGCACCTGCGATCCCGCCGATAATGGATTGCGTCGTACTGACGGGCAGCCCCCGCCAACTGGCAAAACTGATCCAGACCGCAGCACCCAGCAGCGCCGATAGCATGACCTGAGGCAAACCAGCGGTCATCACCGCATCCGAAACCGCGCCAGGCTGGATAATCCCGCCCGCGATACGGTCCGAAACCGCGTCACCTGCCAGCAGCGCGCCTGCGACCTCTGCCGCCGCGACGATCATCAGGCCGGCGACCAAGGGCACCGCGCCGGATCCCACAGCCGGCGCCAGCGAGTTGGCAACGTCATTCGAGCCGATGGACAGCGCGAGATAAGCGGCAACCGCGATGGTTGCCGCAATCATCGCCAGATGCGGCTGCCCACCATAGACCCCGATTGCCAGCAGAGTCGCCGCCGCGATAAAGATCAGCCCCGCACCAATCGCCAGCACCGGGCGGGCGGCCTGAACCTGCGCAAAACCGGCATTCGACAACCGGTTCAGATCCTTGTCCAAGATGCGATATTCGGTGCCGCGCCGCGCCATCAGATCAGCTTCCGGGTCTCGATGCGCCGATCATGGCGCCGGCGGCAGATGGCGCAGGATGTCTTGCAAGCCGGTTTCAATGACAAGCCGCGCGGCCTCTTCCGCGTCGAACCATTCGCGCTCGCGCTCGTGATTTTCGGGGAAACTGTCGGCCAGCGATTCAACAGCAACGGGGTAAAGCGCCACCTCGACCGGCAGCGCAAATCCGCTATCCTGATGCTTGTCATAGCGAAAGCGGCCCAGTTCGGCCAACTCGACCTGACCGCGAACACCCGCCTCTTCCCATGCTTCCTGCAATGCAGCATGGGCAAGGCTGCGCCCCTCCATCGGCCAGCCTTTGGGAATGACCCAACGCCCGGTGCCGCGACTGGTGATTAGCAGAACCTGCCCCGTTTCCGCCTTGCGACAGATCGCCCCGACCTGCAGCGCGGGTGGACGGCGGCCAAGGATCATGCCCAGCGATTTGCGGATCATGTTCACTCCTCGCCCTCTACCCGGCCGCGCAGGGCCTTTACCGCACCGCGCTCTGCCTTGGACTTCAGCCGCCGCCGCTGGCTGCCCAAGGTGGGCCGTGTCGCGATGCGGCGCTTGGGGGTTTCGGTCGCACGCCGGATCAGATCGGCCAGCCGCACCCGCGCCAGTTCGCGGTTG is drawn from Paracoccus tegillarcae and contains these coding sequences:
- a CDS encoding NUDIX hydrolase yields the protein MIRKSLGMILGRRPPALQVGAICRKAETGQVLLITSRGTGRWVIPKGWPMEGRSLAHAALQEAWEEAGVRGQVELAELGRFRYDKHQDSGFALPVEVALYPVAVESLADSFPENHEREREWFDAEEAARLVIETGLQDILRHLPPAP
- the pncB gene encoding nicotinate phosphoribosyltransferase, yielding MTDIATRVYNHKWKIDPIVRSLIDTDFYKLLMCQSVFRNRADTDVSFSLINRTKSIKLAELIDEGELREQLDHVRGLSLARGESTWLRGNMFYGKRQMFRSDFMEFLEGVRLPAYHLEKRDGQYELTFEGKWPEVMLWEVPALAILMELRSRAVLKDMDRFELQVLYARAMTRLWEKIQTLRELPDLRIADFGTRRRHSFLWQDWCVQAMIAGLGDRFTGTSNCLIAMRQDIEAIGTNAHELPMVYAALADSDAELRQAPYDVLADWHEEHEGNLRIILPDTYGTKGFLAGAPDWLAGWTGIRIDSGDPAEGAETAIRWWQERGEDPKQKLVIFSDGLDENKIIRLYRQFHGRTRVSFGWGTLLTNDFRGLVPGDGLAPFSLVCKAVSANGRPTVKLSDNPAKAMGPTDEVTRYKRVFGVGQQEELDVIV
- a CDS encoding inorganic phosphate transporter, whose translation is MARRGTEYRILDKDLNRLSNAGFAQVQAARPVLAIGAGLIFIAAATLLAIGVYGGQPHLAMIAATIAVAAYLALSIGSNDVANSLAPAVGSGAVPLVAGLMIVAAAEVAGALLAGDAVSDRIAGGIIQPGAVSDAVMTAGLPQVMLSALLGAAVWISFASWRGLPVSTTQSIIGGIAGAGLVAFGPGAFVWDSIAVIALGWVVAPLLAGLIAAGMLSLIRMMVNEAADPAKAARVWLPALIALMTALFVLYLGLLIIGLSPVIVVAAAGLTALAVQVWATRRLTDEIADQSGDKLAIKRLFSLPLLWAAALMGFAHGANDAANVAGPLSVILHGTILSGRAVDLPFLALLLAGVGIALGTILFGGRLVQMVGTGITRLNPVRAFCISAGTATTILAASMIGLPVSSTHVAVGGVFGVGFFREWYDRRRRKGRDALPAAEYRRRLLVRRSYLTTIIAAWLITVPAAALLSAAVQSASQWLLGG